One stretch of Saccharomonospora xinjiangensis XJ-54 DNA includes these proteins:
- a CDS encoding RNA degradosome polyphosphate kinase, whose amino-acid sequence MGDNGRVSDETRTSAAGTSDVPGGSQPPAQAEGTAEVGHRPTSTAPPPRAGDRQSRDFRRVPSAPPAATRGGMPDELPDDRYFNRELSWQDFNARVLALAEDPSQPLLERAKFLAIFASNLDEFYMVRVAGLKRREQTGLSVRSADGLTPSEQLTYVATRNAELVEQHALAFENDLRPALAEVGIRIVAWSDLDADDRARLSEYFTKQIFPVLTPLAVDPAHPFPYISGLSLNLAVTVRDPGDGTERFARVKVPNNVPRLVRIERSRDSRIATFLPLEELIAAHLDELFSGMQVSEHHVFRVTRNADFEVEEDRDEDLLQALERELAQRRFGPPVRLEVASDMSEHVLELLLRELEVDPQDVVEVPGLLDLSCLHQLHSLNRKELKDPPFVPATHPAFGERETPKSVFATLREGDVLVQHPYHSFSTSVQRFIEQAAADDNVLAIKQTLYRTSGTSGESPIVEALINAAERGKQVVALVEIKARFDEQANITWARTLERAGVHVVYGLVGLKTHCKIALVVRQEGSTIRRYCHVGSGNYNSKTARLYEDIGLFTADPSVGADLTDLFNVLTGYSRQQTYRNLLTSPNGIRRGLLKFIEDEISFARAGKPAGVRIKCNSLVDEQVIDGLYRASQAGVPVDVVVRGICSLKPGVAGLSENIHVRSILGRFLEHSRVFHFKGANTHWIGSADIMHRNLDRRIEALVRVSDPRLTASLDDMLDSALDPMTRCWILRPSGEWVPSPAESGQVRDHQMEMLRRHGATG is encoded by the coding sequence ATGGGGGACAATGGTCGCGTGAGCGACGAGACCAGGACCTCAGCGGCCGGCACCTCCGACGTGCCAGGCGGCTCGCAGCCCCCGGCACAAGCGGAGGGCACGGCCGAGGTCGGCCACCGGCCCACGTCCACCGCGCCGCCTCCCCGTGCGGGCGACAGGCAGAGCCGCGACTTCCGCCGCGTGCCATCGGCACCGCCCGCCGCGACCCGGGGCGGGATGCCTGACGAGCTGCCCGACGATCGATACTTCAACAGGGAACTCTCCTGGCAGGACTTCAACGCCAGAGTGCTCGCGCTCGCCGAGGACCCGTCGCAGCCGCTGCTGGAGCGGGCCAAGTTCCTGGCCATCTTCGCGTCCAATCTGGACGAGTTCTACATGGTCAGGGTCGCGGGCCTGAAACGTCGGGAGCAGACCGGCCTCTCGGTACGCAGCGCCGACGGGCTCACCCCCAGCGAACAGCTCACCTACGTCGCCACGCGCAACGCCGAACTGGTCGAGCAGCACGCGCTCGCCTTCGAGAACGACCTGCGACCCGCGCTCGCCGAGGTCGGCATCCGCATCGTCGCGTGGTCGGACCTCGACGCCGACGACCGCGCCCGGCTCTCCGAGTACTTCACGAAGCAGATCTTCCCGGTGCTGACGCCACTTGCCGTCGATCCGGCGCACCCCTTCCCCTACATCTCGGGTCTGTCGCTCAACCTCGCCGTCACGGTCCGCGACCCCGGTGACGGCACCGAACGCTTCGCGAGGGTCAAGGTCCCCAACAACGTGCCCCGGCTCGTCCGTATCGAACGCAGCCGCGACAGCCGGATCGCCACGTTCCTGCCTCTTGAGGAACTCATCGCCGCGCACCTCGACGAGTTGTTCAGCGGAATGCAGGTGAGCGAACACCACGTGTTCAGGGTCACCCGCAACGCCGATTTCGAGGTGGAGGAGGACCGCGACGAGGACCTATTGCAGGCGCTGGAACGCGAACTCGCGCAACGCCGGTTCGGCCCTCCCGTGCGTCTCGAAGTCGCCAGCGACATGAGCGAACACGTGCTGGAACTGCTGCTGCGCGAGTTGGAGGTCGATCCGCAGGACGTCGTGGAGGTCCCCGGCCTCCTCGATCTGAGCTGCCTTCACCAGCTCCATTCGCTCAACCGCAAGGAACTCAAGGACCCGCCGTTCGTCCCCGCGACACACCCCGCGTTCGGGGAACGCGAGACGCCGAAGAGCGTGTTCGCCACGCTGCGGGAAGGCGACGTCCTCGTGCAACACCCGTACCACTCGTTCTCCACGAGTGTGCAACGGTTCATCGAGCAGGCAGCCGCCGACGACAACGTGCTGGCCATCAAGCAGACCCTCTACCGCACGTCGGGCACCTCGGGCGAGTCGCCCATCGTGGAGGCCCTCATCAACGCGGCGGAGCGCGGGAAACAGGTCGTGGCGCTGGTCGAGATCAAGGCGCGATTCGACGAACAGGCCAACATCACCTGGGCGCGCACCCTCGAACGCGCGGGCGTCCACGTGGTCTACGGCCTCGTCGGGCTCAAGACGCACTGCAAGATCGCCCTCGTTGTGCGGCAGGAGGGGTCCACGATCCGGCGCTACTGTCACGTCGGCAGCGGCAACTACAACTCCAAGACCGCGCGGTTGTACGAGGACATCGGACTGTTCACCGCCGACCCGTCCGTCGGCGCCGACCTGACCGACCTGTTCAACGTCCTCACCGGCTACTCCCGCCAGCAGACCTACCGCAACCTGCTCACCTCGCCCAACGGCATCCGGCGAGGACTTCTGAAGTTCATCGAGGACGAGATCTCTTTCGCCAGGGCAGGAAAACCGGCTGGCGTGCGAATCAAGTGCAACTCGCTTGTCGATGAGCAGGTCATCGACGGGCTCTACCGCGCGTCACAGGCAGGAGTTCCCGTTGACGTGGTGGTGCGGGGTATCTGTTCGCTCAAGCCCGGCGTCGCGGGGCTCAGCGAGAACATCCACGTGCGCTCCATCCTCGGGCGCTTCCTCGAACACTCAAGGGTTTTCCACTTCAAAGGCGCGAACACCCACTGGATCGGCAGTGCCGACATCATGCACCGCAACCTCGACCGCAGGATCGAGGCGCTGGTACGCGTGTCCGACCCGCGTCTCACGGCTTCGCTCGACGACATGCTGGACTCCGCGCTCGACCCGATGACCCGGTGCTGGATTCTGCGCCCCAGCGGGGAATGGGTACCCTCTCCCGCGGAGAGCGGCCAGGTCCGCGACCATCAGATGGAAATGCTGCGCAGGCACGGAGCCACAGGGTGA
- a CDS encoding NUDIX hydrolase — MSKLVKAAGAVLWRTGSAGNEIAVVHRPHYDDWSLPKGKLDPGETSPVAAVRELTEETGYDAVLGRFLTTVEYSVNGSAKTVDYFTARPVAGEFTPNEEVDELRWLPMDEARSLLTYEGDRDVCSRAEELPVDTATVLLVRHAKAGNRQDWEGDDDLRPLSDAGRRQASALRPMLRAFRPQAVYSAPRLRCVQTVRELASDIRREVHLEPLMSEETYWNDPEAGTRALLATARAHTTSVVCSQGGVIPDLLDTLASRDGITLTRKLTGEVPSKKGSVWVLSFDTGAAETRLVAAHYLPSALPAPAHL; from the coding sequence GTGAGCAAGCTCGTGAAAGCGGCGGGGGCGGTGCTGTGGCGCACCGGCTCCGCGGGCAACGAGATCGCGGTCGTACACCGGCCGCACTACGACGACTGGTCGCTGCCGAAAGGCAAGCTCGACCCCGGCGAGACCTCCCCCGTCGCCGCGGTGAGGGAGCTGACGGAGGAAACCGGCTACGACGCCGTTCTCGGACGCTTTCTCACCACCGTCGAATACAGCGTGAACGGGTCGGCCAAAACGGTGGACTACTTCACCGCGCGGCCGGTTGCCGGGGAGTTCACCCCCAATGAGGAAGTCGATGAACTCCGCTGGCTCCCGATGGACGAGGCGCGGTCGCTGCTGACCTACGAAGGCGACCGCGACGTGTGTTCGCGCGCCGAGGAGTTGCCTGTCGATACGGCGACCGTGCTCCTCGTCCGCCACGCGAAGGCGGGCAACAGGCAGGACTGGGAAGGCGACGACGACCTGCGTCCCCTTTCCGACGCGGGACGCCGACAGGCTTCGGCGCTGCGGCCGATGCTGCGCGCGTTCCGCCCGCAAGCCGTGTATTCGGCGCCCCGCCTGCGGTGTGTGCAGACGGTGCGGGAACTCGCGTCCGACATCCGTCGCGAGGTGCACCTCGAACCGCTGATGTCGGAGGAGACGTACTGGAACGACCCCGAGGCCGGGACGCGTGCGCTGCTGGCCACGGCCCGCGCCCACACCACCTCGGTCGTGTGCAGCCAGGGCGGTGTCATCCCGGATCTGCTGGACACACTGGCGAGCAGGGACGGCATCACCCTGACCCGGAAACTCACGGGAGAGGTGCCGAGCAAGAAGGGCTCCGTGTGGGTGCTGTCCTTCGACACCGGCGCGGCCGAGACAAGGCTCGTCGCAGCTCACTACCTGCCCAGCGCGCTGCCCGCGCCCGCCCACCTCTGA
- a CDS encoding HU family DNA-binding protein → MANKAQLIEALSERLGDKKVAAQAVDNLVDIIIRTVNKGEKVNITGFGVFEKRARAARTARNPRTGETVRVKKTNVPAFRAGTTFKDVVSGAKKLPKATPAKRTATATSRAAAGTSKAAATRPTSTRTTTSRTRGTTGTTTRATSARTTKTTAAKSTASKAAAPKTTAPKTAAKATARTTKATAAKAAPKTAKSTTKAASTRSTAKASTAKATTKSATPKTSTTKATATKAAPKTATKAAPKTAAKSATTRTSTRSTAKKAPAKTTKATAKTTSRATARATSPVKKTTAKKTAK, encoded by the coding sequence ATGGCCAACAAGGCCCAACTCATCGAAGCGCTCTCGGAGCGCTTGGGCGACAAGAAGGTCGCGGCGCAGGCTGTAGACAACTTGGTCGATATCATCATCCGGACGGTCAACAAGGGCGAGAAGGTCAACATCACCGGTTTCGGTGTCTTCGAGAAGCGTGCCCGCGCCGCCCGTACCGCAAGGAACCCGCGCACCGGTGAGACCGTGCGGGTGAAGAAGACCAACGTTCCCGCATTCCGTGCCGGCACAACGTTCAAGGACGTGGTGAGCGGAGCCAAGAAGCTGCCGAAAGCCACTCCCGCGAAGCGCACCGCGACGGCCACCTCGCGTGCGGCCGCCGGTACGTCGAAGGCGGCGGCGACCCGTCCGACCTCGACGCGCACCACCACCAGCCGCACCCGCGGGACCACGGGGACGACGACCCGCGCCACCTCCGCCCGTACGACGAAGACGACGGCGGCCAAGAGCACGGCGAGCAAGGCCGCCGCTCCGAAGACCACCGCTCCGAAGACTGCGGCGAAGGCGACGGCGAGGACCACGAAGGCGACCGCGGCCAAGGCCGCCCCGAAGACGGCGAAGTCCACCACGAAGGCGGCTTCCACCCGGTCCACCGCGAAGGCGAGCACGGCCAAGGCCACCACCAAGTCGGCGACACCGAAGACGAGCACCACGAAGGCGACCGCGACCAAGGCCGCCCCGAAGACCGCGACCAAGGCCGCGCCGAAGACCGCCGCCAAGTCGGCGACGACGCGGACGTCCACCCGCTCGACGGCGAAGAAGGCTCCGGCCAAGACCACGAAGGCTACCGCGAAGACGACCTCCAGGGCCACGGCGAGGGCCACGTCCCCGGTGAAGAAGACCACCGCGAAGAAGACGGCGAAGTAA
- the leuD gene encoding 3-isopropylmalate dehydratase small subunit: MEPFTTHTGVGVPLRRSNVDTDQIIPAVYLKRVSRTGFADGLFASWRSDEEFVLNREPCNRGSVLVAGPDFGTGSSREHAVWALMDYGFRVVVSSRFADIFRGNAGKQGLVTAQCEQADIEQLWKLLENEPGTEVSVDLREKTVRAKDFVARFDIDDYTRWRLLEGLDDIALTLRHADAISDFEKGRPPHKPVTTVR; this comes from the coding sequence ATGGAACCCTTCACAACCCACACCGGCGTCGGGGTGCCCCTTCGCAGGTCTAACGTGGACACTGACCAGATCATCCCGGCCGTCTACCTCAAGCGGGTGTCACGCACCGGCTTCGCGGACGGTCTTTTCGCGAGCTGGCGCTCCGACGAGGAGTTCGTCCTCAACCGGGAGCCCTGCAACCGGGGCTCCGTGCTCGTGGCAGGGCCCGACTTCGGCACAGGGTCCTCGCGCGAGCACGCGGTGTGGGCGCTGATGGACTACGGATTCCGGGTCGTCGTCTCGTCCCGTTTCGCCGACATCTTCAGGGGCAACGCCGGCAAGCAGGGTCTCGTCACGGCCCAGTGCGAGCAGGCCGACATCGAGCAGTTGTGGAAGCTGCTGGAGAACGAGCCCGGCACCGAGGTGTCGGTCGATCTGCGCGAGAAGACCGTGCGCGCAAAGGACTTCGTCGCTCGCTTCGACATCGACGACTACACCCGCTGGCGTCTGCTCGAAGGGCTCGACGACATCGCGCTGACTCTGCGGCACGCGGACGCCATCTCCGACTTCGAGAAGGGTCGTCCTCCCCACAAACCCGTCACCACCGTGAGGTAG
- the leuC gene encoding 3-isopropylmalate dehydratase large subunit, with product MTERRGRTLAEKVWDAHTVRRGDGAEPDLLYIDLHLVHEVTSPQAFDGLRLAGRTVRQPDLTIATEDHNVPTVGIDLPIADPVSRTQVETLRRNCEEFGIRLHPMGDVEQGIVHVIGPQLGLTQPGMTVVCGDSHTSTHGAFGAMAFGIGTSEVEHVLATQTLPLRPFKTMAINVEGTLRPGVTAKDIILAVIAKIGTGGGQGYVLEYRGSAVEALSMEARMTICNMSIEAGARAGMIAPDETTFAYLKDRPHAPKGADWDAAVAEWRELRTDDDAVFDAEVYLDASALTPFVTWGTNPGQGLPLSESVPDPERIADEHERLAAEKALSYMDLKPGTPLREISVDTVFLGSCTNGRLEDLRSAAEVLRGRKVADGVRMLVVPGSMRVRNAAEAEGLHEVFTEAGAEWRAAGCSMCLGMNPDQLKPGERSASTSNRNFEGRQGKGGRTHLVSPLVAAATAVRGTLSSPEDLD from the coding sequence ATGACCGAACGGCGGGGCCGCACACTGGCGGAAAAGGTGTGGGACGCACACACGGTGCGTCGAGGCGACGGTGCCGAACCGGACCTGCTCTACATCGATCTTCACCTCGTCCACGAGGTCACCAGCCCGCAGGCGTTCGACGGGCTCCGCCTCGCGGGCAGGACGGTGCGGCAGCCCGACCTCACGATCGCCACCGAGGACCACAACGTCCCCACTGTCGGCATCGATCTCCCCATCGCCGACCCGGTTTCGCGCACCCAGGTCGAGACGCTCCGGCGCAACTGCGAGGAGTTCGGCATCCGGCTGCATCCGATGGGCGACGTCGAGCAGGGCATCGTCCACGTCATCGGCCCGCAGCTCGGCCTCACACAACCGGGGATGACCGTCGTCTGCGGCGACAGCCACACCTCCACCCACGGTGCCTTCGGTGCGATGGCCTTCGGCATCGGCACGTCGGAGGTGGAACACGTGCTGGCCACGCAGACCCTGCCGTTGCGGCCCTTCAAGACCATGGCGATCAACGTCGAGGGGACGCTGCGGCCCGGCGTCACCGCCAAGGACATCATCCTCGCCGTCATCGCGAAGATCGGCACGGGCGGCGGCCAAGGTTACGTCCTCGAATACCGGGGCAGCGCCGTCGAAGCCCTCTCGATGGAAGCGCGCATGACCATCTGCAACATGTCCATCGAGGCGGGCGCCAGGGCAGGCATGATCGCTCCCGACGAGACGACCTTCGCCTACCTGAAGGACCGTCCGCACGCCCCGAAGGGCGCCGACTGGGACGCCGCCGTCGCCGAGTGGCGCGAGCTGCGCACCGACGACGACGCCGTCTTCGACGCCGAGGTGTACCTCGACGCCTCGGCGCTGACACCGTTCGTCACCTGGGGCACCAACCCCGGGCAGGGGCTGCCGCTGTCGGAGTCGGTGCCCGACCCCGAGCGGATCGCCGACGAGCACGAGCGCCTCGCCGCCGAGAAGGCCCTGTCCTATATGGATCTGAAGCCGGGAACGCCACTGAGGGAGATCTCCGTGGACACGGTCTTCCTCGGCTCGTGCACCAACGGCCGTCTCGAAGACCTGCGATCCGCTGCCGAGGTGCTGCGGGGCCGCAAGGTCGCCGACGGCGTGAGGATGCTCGTGGTGCCCGGTTCGATGCGCGTACGGAACGCCGCCGAGGCCGAGGGGCTGCACGAGGTCTTCACGGAGGCCGGCGCCGAATGGCGGGCCGCCGGGTGTTCGATGTGCCTCGGCATGAACCCCGACCAGCTGAAGCCGGGGGAGCGCAGCGCCTCGACCTCCAACCGCAACTTCGAGGGAAGGCAGGGCAAGGGCGGCAGGACCCACCTCGTCTCGCCGCTCGTGGCCGCCGCGACCGCCGTGCGGGGCACCCTGTCCTCGCCAGAGGACCTCGACTGA
- a CDS encoding IclR family transcriptional regulator, producing the protein MGQPDVSNTDSEQVQQSGIGVLDKAVSVLHAVSAQPCGLAELCARTGLPRATAHRLAVGLEVHRLVRRGPDGRWRPGPALAELAGGSVDPLLDAAGVVLPKLRDLTGESVQLYRRDGVVRVCVAVAEPPSGLRDTVPVGARLPMTAGSGAKVLAAWADAHTRQAVLADAVFGERTLLEVRRRGWAQSVAEREPGVASVSAPVRDASGNVVAAVSVSGPVDRIGRRPGARWASDLLKAAEALQERL; encoded by the coding sequence GTGGGACAACCCGATGTTAGCAACACTGATTCCGAGCAGGTCCAGCAGAGCGGGATCGGCGTTCTGGACAAGGCCGTTTCCGTCTTGCACGCCGTGTCGGCGCAGCCGTGCGGGCTGGCGGAGTTGTGCGCGCGGACGGGCTTGCCTCGTGCGACGGCGCACCGGCTCGCTGTGGGCCTTGAGGTTCACCGTTTGGTGCGGCGCGGCCCTGACGGCCGGTGGCGGCCCGGGCCTGCGCTGGCGGAGCTGGCTGGCGGCTCGGTGGATCCGCTGCTCGATGCGGCAGGTGTTGTGCTGCCGAAGTTGCGTGATTTGACGGGCGAGAGCGTGCAGTTGTATCGCAGGGACGGCGTCGTGAGGGTGTGTGTGGCGGTGGCGGAGCCGCCGAGTGGCTTGCGGGACACGGTGCCGGTGGGTGCGAGGCTGCCGATGACGGCGGGGTCGGGGGCGAAGGTGCTGGCGGCGTGGGCGGATGCGCACACGCGCCAGGCGGTGCTGGCGGATGCGGTGTTCGGTGAGCGCACGCTGCTGGAGGTGCGGCGCCGTGGCTGGGCGCAGAGTGTCGCTGAGCGGGAACCGGGCGTGGCGAGTGTGTCGGCGCCGGTGCGTGACGCGTCGGGCAATGTGGTGGCCGCGGTCTCGGTGTCGGGTCCTGTGGACCGCATAGGCCGTCGTCCTGGCGCGAGGTGGGCGAGCGATCTTTTGAAAGCCGCGGAAGCCCTGCAAGAACGCCTCTAA
- a CDS encoding HAD family hydrolase — MCLDIDDTLIDFTAAGRSSLELLIGRTDMWPLWEHITDDHVARVVAGELAYADMHATRTRAFLAELGVAVDTAQAREFELRRKAFLRHSWRLFDDVLPCLEWLKAAGVKLAAVTNASGAHQRDKLAGLGLGTFFDHIAIAGEMGVAKPDPVMFHKVCSAIGCEPTHAVHVGDKLITDAIGARDAGLGGVWLDRHRLDVEIPDGVHVLNTLADLPELLVSEFARLGVPTPR; from the coding sequence GTGTGCCTGGACATCGACGACACGCTGATCGACTTCACGGCGGCAGGCAGGAGCTCGCTCGAGCTCTTGATCGGCAGGACCGACATGTGGCCACTGTGGGAGCACATCACCGACGACCACGTCGCCCGGGTCGTGGCAGGCGAGCTGGCATACGCCGACATGCACGCCACCAGGACCCGGGCCTTCCTCGCCGAACTCGGCGTCGCCGTTGACACCGCACAGGCCAGGGAATTCGAACTGCGCCGCAAAGCATTCCTGCGGCACTCCTGGCGGTTGTTCGACGACGTCTTGCCCTGCCTGGAATGGCTCAAAGCCGCAGGCGTGAAACTCGCCGCTGTGACGAACGCATCAGGCGCCCACCAACGAGACAAACTCGCCGGACTCGGCCTCGGAACCTTTTTCGACCACATCGCCATCGCAGGCGAAATGGGAGTGGCCAAACCCGACCCTGTGATGTTCCACAAAGTCTGCTCCGCCATCGGCTGCGAGCCCACACATGCCGTCCACGTCGGCGACAAACTGATCACCGACGCCATCGGCGCCCGCGACGCGGGACTCGGCGGCGTATGGCTCGACCGGCACAGGCTCGACGTCGAGATACCCGACGGCGTCCACGTCCTCAACACCCTCGCAGACCTGCCTGAACTGCTCGTTTCCGAGTTCGCGCGGCTCGGCGTCCCCACACCACGTTGA
- the gltX gene encoding glutamate--tRNA ligase: MSETKAVRARFCPSPTGTPHVGLIRTALFNWAFARHHGGSLVFRIEDTDAARDSEESYEALLDALRWLGLDWDEGPEVGGDYGPYRQSQRGDIYADVARKLLDAGELYESFSTGEEVEQRRRDAGQDPKLGYDNFDRDLTGEQKQRYRDEGRAPVLRLRMPDEDLGWNDLVRGEITFKAGTIPDPVLVRANGQPLYTLTNPVDDALMRITHVLRGEDLLPSTPRQIALYSALRRIGVTDFTPEFGHLPYVMGEGNKKLSKRDPKSNLFNYRDQGFIPEGLLNYLALLGWSIADDRDVFTVEELVAAFQITKVSANPARFDPKKAEAINGTHVRALPTEEFVRRTVPYLVAAGVLPEQPTDEQKEKLRTIGPLVQERVTVLSDAVNLVRFLFVPEDTFAPEEAAATKNLGADAEPVLRASVEALEKLEDWRTDAIEAALKNALVDGLGLKPRKAFAPVRVAVTGRTVSPPLYESMELLGRENSLGRLRRAIPGH, encoded by the coding sequence ATGAGTGAGACGAAGGCCGTACGTGCCCGCTTCTGTCCTTCGCCGACCGGAACCCCGCACGTGGGACTGATCCGGACGGCGCTGTTCAACTGGGCTTTCGCCCGCCACCACGGCGGCTCCCTCGTGTTCCGCATCGAGGACACCGACGCCGCGCGTGACAGCGAAGAGTCCTACGAGGCTCTGCTCGACGCGTTGCGCTGGCTCGGTCTTGACTGGGACGAAGGCCCCGAGGTCGGCGGCGACTACGGCCCCTACCGGCAGAGCCAGCGCGGTGACATCTACGCCGACGTCGCGCGGAAACTGCTCGACGCGGGCGAGCTGTACGAGTCGTTCTCCACAGGTGAGGAAGTCGAGCAGCGCCGTCGCGACGCGGGCCAGGACCCCAAACTCGGCTACGACAACTTCGACCGCGACCTCACCGGCGAACAGAAGCAGCGCTACCGCGACGAGGGCCGCGCCCCCGTGCTCCGCCTTCGCATGCCGGACGAGGACCTCGGCTGGAACGACCTCGTGCGCGGCGAGATCACGTTCAAGGCCGGAACCATTCCCGACCCCGTGCTCGTGCGGGCCAACGGGCAGCCCCTCTACACGCTGACCAACCCGGTCGATGACGCGCTGATGCGCATCACCCACGTGCTGCGCGGCGAGGACCTTCTGCCGTCAACGCCGCGGCAGATCGCCCTGTACTCCGCACTGCGGCGCATCGGGGTCACCGACTTCACGCCCGAGTTCGGACACCTGCCCTACGTCATGGGCGAGGGCAACAAGAAACTGTCCAAACGCGACCCCAAGTCGAACCTGTTCAACTACCGTGACCAGGGTTTCATCCCCGAGGGCCTGCTGAACTACCTCGCGCTGCTCGGCTGGTCGATCGCCGACGACAGGGATGTGTTCACCGTCGAGGAACTGGTCGCCGCCTTCCAGATCACGAAGGTCAGCGCCAACCCGGCCCGCTTCGATCCCAAGAAGGCCGAAGCCATCAACGGAACCCACGTGCGGGCGCTGCCCACCGAGGAATTCGTCCGGCGCACCGTGCCGTACCTCGTGGCGGCGGGCGTACTGCCCGAGCAGCCGACGGACGAGCAGAAGGAGAAGCTCCGCACCATCGGTCCACTCGTGCAGGAACGCGTCACCGTCCTGTCCGACGCCGTGAACCTCGTGCGCTTCCTCTTCGTCCCCGAGGACACCTTCGCACCAGAGGAAGCCGCGGCCACCAAGAATCTCGGCGCCGACGCCGAACCCGTACTCCGTGCCTCCGTTGAGGCACTGGAGAAACTCGAGGACTGGCGCACCGACGCCATCGAGGCCGCGCTGAAGAACGCCCTCGTTGACGGACTGGGTCTCAAACCCAGGAAAGCGTTCGCTCCCGTCCGCGTCGCTGTGACCGGGCGCACGGTGTCACCACCGCTGTACGAGTCCATGGAACTACTCGGCCGCGAGAATTCACTCGGGCGGTTGCGTCGCGCCATCCCGGGCCACTGA
- a CDS encoding FAD-dependent oxidoreductase — protein sequence MSERTTCAVIGGGPAGMVLGLLLARAGVEVTVLEKHKDFLRDFRGDTVHPSTLRLLDDLGLGTRFAELPQTKITEIAFPDEQGRQTVVGNLDHLRRFGHPYPYIAITPQWDFLTLLADAASEEPTFSLRMRSQVTELIRERGRVNGVRYRTEDGTTHTLLADLTVACDGRWSLAREQAGLRPKESSVPIDVWWFRLEREPGEGPDQLRPYLRGSKMCITVPRHGYYQMAYIARKGLDAELRARGIDAFRRDIAELVPELADRVGELTTMEQIKHLDVRLNRLDRWHRDGLLCLGDAAHAMSPIGGVGINLAVQDAVAAARLLARPLRRGKVDERTLAAVQRRRTMPTIVVQGLQRLLHRVIVAPVMEGRRSGPPKPLTKTLRTAPWLSAVPAFLIGVGPRPERAPTFARRR from the coding sequence ATGAGTGAGAGGACGACGTGTGCCGTCATCGGCGGCGGCCCCGCCGGAATGGTCCTCGGCCTTCTCCTGGCCAGGGCGGGTGTCGAGGTCACCGTGCTGGAGAAGCACAAAGACTTCCTGCGCGACTTCCGTGGCGACACCGTGCATCCGTCAACGTTGCGGCTGCTCGACGACCTCGGCCTCGGCACCAGGTTCGCCGAGCTTCCCCAGACGAAGATCACCGAGATCGCCTTCCCCGACGAGCAAGGACGGCAGACCGTCGTCGGGAACCTCGACCACCTGCGCCGATTCGGCCACCCGTACCCGTACATCGCCATCACTCCGCAATGGGACTTCCTGACGCTGCTCGCCGACGCAGCCTCAGAGGAGCCGACGTTCTCACTGCGCATGCGCTCGCAGGTCACCGAACTCATCAGGGAGCGGGGCCGAGTGAACGGTGTGCGCTACCGCACCGAGGACGGGACGACGCACACCCTGCTCGCCGACCTCACGGTGGCCTGCGACGGCCGCTGGTCACTGGCACGCGAGCAGGCGGGCCTGCGGCCCAAGGAATCGTCCGTGCCGATCGACGTGTGGTGGTTCCGGCTGGAACGCGAACCCGGCGAGGGGCCTGACCAGCTCAGGCCGTACCTGCGCGGCTCGAAGATGTGCATCACCGTTCCGCGCCACGGCTACTACCAGATGGCCTACATCGCGCGGAAGGGCCTCGACGCGGAGTTACGCGCACGCGGTATCGACGCCTTCCGGCGCGACATCGCCGAGTTGGTTCCGGAGCTTGCCGATCGGGTCGGCGAACTGACTACGATGGAGCAGATCAAACACCTCGACGTCCGGCTGAACCGGCTCGACCGGTGGCACAGGGACGGCCTGCTGTGTCTCGGCGACGCGGCCCACGCGATGTCGCCGATCGGCGGTGTGGGCATCAATCTCGCAGTGCAGGACGCGGTCGCCGCCGCACGCCTGCTGGCACGTCCGCTGCGCAGGGGCAAGGTGGACGAGCGGACACTCGCGGCGGTTCAGCGAAGGCGCACCATGCCGACGATCGTCGTGCAGGGGCTGCAACGACTGCTGCACCGTGTCATTGTCGCCCCCGTCATGGAGGGCAGGCGCTCCGGACCACCGAAGCCGTTGACGAAGACCCTGCGAACGGCCCCGTGGCTTTCGGCCGTGCCCGCCTTCCTCATCGGAGTCGGGCCACGGCCCGAGCGTGCGCCGACGTTCGCGCGGCGACGATGA